One Kangiella geojedonensis DNA segment encodes these proteins:
- a CDS encoding MAPEG family protein, which produces MLPSNLLLYPMLAHVLWVAFLYVLLTLVRAPSVWGLIQSKKEPWGEVEPRISANLSNQFEWPLFFYVVCVLLVSQGSAVDSVQVWLAWVFVAGRLFHSCVQILTKNVRLRGLVFTINFLAVLAMWFLFIFNR; this is translated from the coding sequence ATGTTACCAAGTAATTTATTACTTTACCCAATGCTTGCTCACGTTCTGTGGGTGGCTTTTCTCTATGTTTTACTTACACTAGTGCGCGCTCCTTCGGTGTGGGGTCTTATTCAGTCTAAGAAGGAGCCTTGGGGCGAGGTTGAGCCACGAATTAGTGCGAATTTGTCGAATCAGTTTGAGTGGCCGTTATTCTTTTATGTGGTGTGTGTATTGTTAGTTAGTCAGGGGAGTGCGGTTGACTCTGTGCAGGTTTGGCTCGCTTGGGTGTTTGTCGCTGGGCGTTTATTTCATAGCTGTGTTCAGATTTTGACTAAGAATGTACGTTTGAGAGGACTTGTGTTCACAATTAACTTTTTAGCTGTGTTAGCTATGTGGTTTTTATTTATTTTTAATCGTTAA
- a CDS encoding DNA-3-methyladenine glycosylase 2 family protein, whose product MTQLMQSYQKARLARDSRYDGKFFVAVKTTKIYCRPICPANPPKEHNVVYYQSAAQAQEAGFRPCLRCRPESAPHSSAWLGNEAILHKAMQRIQSGALNHQTIQVFSESLGISDRYLRKIFEQHLGMSPQSYANHHRLMLAKQLLQQTKLSITDIALSSGFNSVRRFNDSFKATMRLSPSELRKKSHKGQTQGVNIALHLSYRPPYNWQQMQQFLKLRELSLIESVDDNSYCRSFTINQSHGWFKATHQPSKNRFSVEIELQDNAQLMPAIAQIKQVLDLDSDVSTIEQHLAKDRKLKPIMTKGLRLPACWNTFEAGIKAILGQQVSVKAAYGHTHQLIERVGSAYNDHYKLFPTPEEVMNADLNFLKMPNRRKQTLTDFATWFVKTEQQDVNLADMLDIKGIGPWSYEYIKLRSGQDTDAFPEKDLGVLKALEAHNITDTDSWSPWRSYATLHLWHSL is encoded by the coding sequence GTGACACAACTCATGCAGAGCTACCAAAAAGCACGACTGGCCCGAGACTCCCGCTACGATGGGAAATTCTTTGTCGCGGTAAAAACCACCAAAATCTACTGTCGACCAATCTGTCCGGCCAACCCGCCCAAAGAACATAACGTAGTTTATTATCAAAGCGCAGCTCAAGCACAGGAAGCTGGTTTTAGGCCTTGCTTACGCTGCAGGCCCGAATCGGCTCCACACTCTTCCGCTTGGCTTGGAAATGAAGCCATATTACATAAAGCCATGCAGCGGATTCAGTCCGGAGCCTTGAATCACCAAACTATCCAAGTGTTTAGCGAATCGCTTGGTATAAGTGATCGTTACTTAAGAAAAATATTTGAGCAGCACCTTGGCATGTCGCCGCAAAGCTATGCCAATCATCACAGGCTAATGTTGGCCAAGCAGCTACTTCAACAAACCAAACTGTCGATTACAGACATTGCGCTAAGCTCTGGTTTTAACAGCGTCCGTCGTTTTAACGATAGCTTTAAAGCGACCATGAGGTTATCGCCCAGTGAGTTACGAAAAAAATCCCACAAAGGTCAGACACAAGGCGTTAATATTGCACTGCACCTCTCCTACCGACCACCTTATAACTGGCAACAAATGCAGCAGTTTCTAAAACTTCGTGAGCTCTCTTTGATCGAATCCGTTGATGACAATAGTTACTGTAGAAGCTTCACCATAAATCAAAGCCATGGCTGGTTTAAAGCGACTCATCAGCCTAGCAAGAATCGATTCTCCGTAGAAATAGAGTTACAAGATAATGCACAACTGATGCCTGCTATTGCTCAAATTAAACAAGTTTTGGATCTCGACAGCGACGTCAGCACTATTGAGCAGCACTTAGCCAAAGACAGAAAACTAAAACCCATCATGACCAAAGGCTTGAGGCTTCCAGCGTGCTGGAACACCTTCGAAGCTGGTATCAAAGCAATCTTAGGGCAGCAAGTTTCTGTCAAAGCCGCCTACGGTCATACTCACCAACTTATTGAGCGAGTGGGTAGTGCTTATAACGACCACTACAAGCTTTTCCCAACCCCTGAGGAGGTCATGAATGCGGACTTGAACTTCCTAAAAATGCCTAATCGCAGGAAACAGACCTTGACCGATTTCGCCACTTGGTTTGTAAAAACAGAACAACAAGACGTAAACCTGGCTGACATGCTTGATATCAAAGGCATAGGCCCTTGGAGTTACGAATACATCAAACTTCGTAGTGGCCAAGATACAGATGCCTTCCCTGAAAAAGATTTAGGCGTACTCAAAGCGCTGGAAGCACACAACATAACTGATACCGACAGCTGGAGCCCTTGGCGTAGTTACGCCACGCTTCATTTGTGGCACTCGCTATAA
- a CDS encoding methylated-DNA--[protein]-cysteine S-methyltransferase, which yields MTMYYQQMSCPFGTVHLYATEQHLKALLFKPWAKVEKSTLTQQSNAVLEQTKSQLNEYFEGTRQTFSIPLESQGTDFQKQVWQTLITIPFGTTWNYGQLAVAIGNKNASRAVGAANGKNPISIIVPCHRVIGANGTLTGYAGGLKAKEWLLKHEGVL from the coding sequence ATGACGATGTATTATCAACAGATGAGCTGCCCTTTTGGCACCGTCCACCTTTACGCTACTGAGCAACACTTAAAAGCCTTGTTATTTAAGCCGTGGGCAAAGGTTGAGAAATCGACGTTAACCCAACAGTCAAACGCGGTATTGGAGCAAACAAAGTCACAACTGAACGAGTACTTTGAGGGGACGCGCCAAACGTTTTCAATCCCCTTAGAATCACAGGGTACAGACTTCCAGAAGCAAGTCTGGCAAACCTTAATCACCATTCCTTTTGGTACAACATGGAATTATGGTCAGCTGGCAGTGGCCATCGGCAACAAAAATGCCAGTCGCGCTGTTGGCGCTGCCAATGGTAAAAACCCGATTTCCATAATCGTGCCCTGCCACCGCGTGATTGGCGCTAACGGCACATTAACCGGCTATGCTGGAGGGCTAAAAGCTAAAGAATGGTTGCTCAAACATGAAGGCGTGCTATAA
- the dnaE gene encoding DNA polymerase III subunit alpha: MAPRFVHLKVHTEYSMVDSLVRVKPMLAECEKREVPAIAMTDQMNMCGLVKFYSTAVKSAVKPIAGADLLIQDPDDEDSFFRVTALCMNTDGYLNLKYLISRAYLKNQHRGFPLVKKEWMAELNQGIIILSGGREGDIGKAVLAGKMDLAAEYLGFWNHHFSNRFYLELHRTGRPYENEYIHQVIGLAQGSGTPVVATNDVRFLQKEDFDAHEARVCINQGRVLADPRRPRDYSDQQYLRTEDEMVELFDDIPEAIENTVEIAKRCNMDLRLGEYFLPEFPIPEGMTIDQYFEQVSKDGLEERLDHLYDRNAENFAEIRKPYDERLQIELDVINSMGFPGYFLIVGDFIQWSKDNGVPVGPGRGSGAGSLVAYAMKITDLDPLEFDLLFERFLNPERVSMPDFDVDFCMEGRDRVIDYVAERYGRNSVSQIITFGTMAAKAVIRDVGRVLSHPYGFVDKIAKLIPFEVGMTLEKAYEQEPELPRMYEEDEDFREVWDLARKLEGVKRNAGKHAGGVVIAPGDLEEFAPLYCDETGANVVTQFDKDDVESAGLVKFDFLGLRTLTIIDWALETANGILQKKGEDPVDITRIDTEDPEVFKMLQAANTTAVFQLESRGMKDLIKRLKPNRFEDIIALVALFRPGPLQSGMVDDFIRRKHGLDKVSYPHPDYQHEWLKEILEPTYGIILYQEQVMQIAQVLAGYSLGGADILRRAMGKKKAEEMEKQRSIFKEGAEKNGVDGDLAMKIFDLVEKFAGYGFNKSHSAAYALVAYQTAWLKTHHPASFMAAVMSSDMDNTDKVVTYVEDAEMQGITITPPDVNKGQYRFSVDEEGRIVYGIGAIKGVGEGAIESLVNEREANGPYEDLFDFCSRVDLKKANRRVLESLIRAGALDELGPNRATLMASLDEAIKAAEQFNKSQEVGQDDLFGSVVATTASEQHQYVRVRPWTDEQVLQGEKDTLGLYLTGHPIDRYVPEIRQMSVTRLRDLQPTGRGRTARVAGLIIAMRVMTTKRGDKMGILTIDDKSGRCDVTVYAETFERYRDVLTKDSVVVIDGEARHDDYSGGTSVSANSVLSFEQAREQYCKKIVITVSDTVTGPDTMTELHEKLNQHKDGACPVVVNLQYQQAKLSADYKLSPEWAVQPADALVFALKHIPGCVEARVEY; the protein is encoded by the coding sequence ATGGCACCTCGCTTTGTTCATTTAAAAGTTCATACCGAATACTCTATGGTTGATAGCCTAGTTAGAGTTAAGCCTATGCTGGCTGAGTGTGAAAAACGAGAAGTTCCGGCTATAGCCATGACGGATCAAATGAACATGTGTGGTCTCGTTAAGTTCTACTCTACCGCCGTGAAGTCAGCAGTGAAGCCGATAGCAGGCGCTGACTTACTGATCCAAGACCCTGACGATGAAGATAGTTTTTTTCGTGTCACAGCTTTGTGCATGAATACCGACGGCTACCTCAATCTTAAGTATTTAATTTCCAGAGCCTATTTGAAAAACCAACACCGGGGCTTTCCATTAGTTAAAAAGGAATGGATGGCGGAACTCAACCAAGGAATTATCATTCTTTCGGGGGGCAGGGAAGGTGATATTGGTAAAGCCGTACTGGCAGGCAAGATGGATCTTGCAGCCGAGTATTTGGGTTTTTGGAACCATCACTTTTCCAACCGGTTTTACCTAGAGCTTCATAGAACTGGTCGTCCTTATGAGAATGAATACATTCATCAAGTCATCGGTTTAGCCCAAGGCTCCGGTACGCCAGTCGTCGCTACTAACGACGTAAGGTTTTTGCAGAAAGAGGATTTCGATGCCCATGAAGCTAGAGTGTGTATTAACCAAGGACGAGTGTTAGCCGACCCTCGCCGTCCGCGTGATTACTCTGACCAGCAATATCTTCGCACTGAAGATGAAATGGTTGAGCTGTTCGATGATATCCCCGAAGCTATTGAGAATACGGTGGAAATTGCTAAGCGCTGTAATATGGATCTGCGCTTAGGTGAATATTTCTTACCAGAATTCCCTATTCCTGAGGGAATGACGATTGATCAGTATTTTGAGCAAGTATCAAAAGATGGTTTAGAAGAGCGACTTGATCATCTGTATGATCGCAATGCTGAAAATTTTGCTGAAATACGTAAACCGTACGACGAACGATTACAGATTGAGTTAGACGTTATTAATTCCATGGGTTTTCCGGGTTACTTCCTTATCGTTGGTGACTTCATCCAATGGTCTAAGGATAACGGTGTCCCAGTTGGTCCAGGCCGTGGTTCTGGTGCCGGTTCATTAGTGGCTTACGCCATGAAAATTACCGATCTTGATCCGTTGGAGTTTGACCTTCTTTTCGAGAGATTCTTGAATCCAGAGCGTGTATCGATGCCTGACTTTGACGTCGACTTCTGTATGGAAGGGCGAGATCGGGTCATTGATTATGTTGCAGAGCGCTACGGTCGTAACAGCGTATCGCAGATTATTACTTTCGGTACTATGGCAGCAAAAGCTGTAATACGTGATGTGGGGCGTGTATTAAGTCACCCTTATGGCTTCGTCGATAAGATTGCTAAACTGATTCCCTTTGAAGTGGGTATGACGCTCGAAAAAGCTTACGAGCAAGAGCCTGAGTTACCTCGAATGTACGAGGAAGACGAAGACTTTCGTGAAGTTTGGGATTTGGCCCGCAAGCTAGAAGGTGTGAAACGTAACGCCGGTAAGCACGCAGGTGGTGTGGTCATTGCACCAGGAGACTTGGAGGAATTTGCCCCGCTTTATTGTGATGAAACTGGTGCGAATGTCGTGACCCAGTTCGATAAGGATGATGTTGAAAGCGCGGGTCTTGTGAAGTTTGACTTCTTGGGTTTGCGAACACTTACCATCATCGATTGGGCGCTTGAAACTGCCAACGGCATTTTGCAGAAAAAAGGGGAAGATCCGGTCGATATCACACGCATTGATACGGAAGATCCGGAAGTGTTTAAAATGCTGCAAGCCGCTAATACTACAGCTGTCTTCCAGCTAGAGTCGCGTGGTATGAAAGACTTGATTAAGCGTCTTAAGCCAAACCGTTTTGAAGATATTATCGCTTTGGTGGCTTTATTCCGCCCGGGACCTTTGCAGTCAGGCATGGTCGATGACTTTATTCGCCGTAAGCACGGTTTGGATAAGGTGTCTTACCCACATCCCGATTATCAACATGAATGGTTAAAGGAAATCTTAGAGCCAACCTACGGCATTATTTTGTACCAAGAGCAGGTGATGCAGATCGCACAGGTTTTAGCGGGTTACTCGCTAGGTGGCGCTGATATTTTGCGTCGTGCGATGGGTAAGAAAAAAGCCGAGGAGATGGAAAAGCAGCGGAGTATCTTTAAAGAAGGCGCGGAGAAGAATGGCGTTGATGGTGATCTCGCCATGAAGATCTTTGACTTGGTAGAAAAATTCGCCGGTTATGGTTTTAACAAATCACACTCGGCTGCTTATGCCTTGGTCGCTTATCAAACCGCGTGGTTAAAAACGCATCACCCAGCATCCTTTATGGCGGCAGTGATGTCGTCGGATATGGACAATACCGATAAGGTTGTTACATATGTCGAAGATGCTGAAATGCAGGGTATTACCATTACCCCGCCTGACGTTAACAAAGGTCAGTATCGTTTCTCGGTGGATGAAGAAGGCCGCATCGTTTACGGCATCGGAGCGATTAAAGGTGTTGGTGAAGGCGCAATCGAAAGCCTTGTCAATGAACGGGAAGCTAACGGCCCTTATGAAGATTTATTCGACTTCTGTAGCCGCGTGGATCTGAAGAAAGCTAACCGCCGAGTGCTTGAGTCATTGATTCGTGCTGGAGCCTTGGATGAACTTGGCCCAAACCGTGCGACTCTAATGGCATCGCTTGATGAAGCGATTAAAGCAGCCGAGCAGTTCAATAAAAGCCAGGAAGTGGGGCAGGATGATTTATTTGGTAGTGTTGTCGCGACCACTGCCAGCGAACAGCATCAATACGTCCGAGTCAGACCTTGGACTGATGAGCAAGTATTGCAAGGCGAGAAGGACACATTAGGTCTTTATTTAACGGGGCATCCAATTGATCGTTACGTGCCCGAAATTAGACAGATGAGTGTCACTCGCTTGCGTGACTTACAACCAACGGGACGCGGCAGAACCGCTCGTGTGGCTGGATTGATTATTGCTATGCGCGTGATGACGACCAAGCGTGGCGATAAGATGGGTATTCTAACCATCGACGATAAGTCAGGACGTTGTGATGTCACGGTTTATGCCGAAACGTTCGAGCGTTATCGTGATGTCCTCACCAAAGACAGCGTGGTGGTGATTGACGGCGAAGCACGTCATGACGATTACTCTGGTGGTACTAGCGTTAGCGCCAACAGCGTCTTATCCTTTGAGCAGGCGCGTGAACAATACTGCAAGAAAATTGTTATTACTGTCTCTGACACCGTGACTGGCCCTGATACCATGACGGAACTGCACGAAAAGCTTAATCAGCATAAAGATGGAGCTTGCCCAGTTGTGGTTAACTTACAATACCAACAAGCGAAATTATCCGCAGACTATAAACTGTCTCCAGAGTGGGCTGTGCAGCCCGCTGACGCACTGGTTTTTGCCTTGAAGCATATTCCGGGGTGTGTTGAGGCTAGGGTGGAGTATTAG
- the lpxA gene encoding acyl-ACP--UDP-N-acetylglucosamine O-acyltransferase: MIHQTAIIDSTATIADNVEIGPYSIIGADTSIGEGTVVGPHVVIGSHTEIGKNNRFYQFSSIGEENQDKKYSGEPTKTIIGDGNVFRECCTVHRGTVQDRGETRIGNNGWFMAYTHIAHDCFLGDNIIMSNNATLAGHVKVGDFVIMSGFAKIHQFCKIGDHAFVGMDCAISKDIPPFVLVAENAPYGLNAEGLKRRGFSPETISALKKAYRLLYRKSLKMDEAIAEMFQLEDDNVNHLINFLESVERGILR; this comes from the coding sequence GTGATTCATCAGACCGCTATTATTGACTCAACCGCAACCATTGCGGATAACGTTGAAATTGGCCCATACTCCATTATTGGAGCAGATACTTCGATTGGTGAAGGTACGGTCGTTGGGCCACATGTGGTGATCGGCTCACATACAGAAATTGGTAAGAACAACCGCTTCTACCAGTTTTCGTCGATTGGTGAAGAAAATCAGGATAAAAAATATTCTGGTGAGCCAACAAAAACGATTATTGGTGACGGAAACGTTTTCCGAGAATGCTGCACTGTTCATCGAGGCACGGTTCAAGACCGTGGTGAAACTCGTATTGGAAACAATGGCTGGTTTATGGCTTACACGCACATTGCGCATGATTGTTTCTTGGGCGATAACATCATCATGTCTAACAACGCCACTCTCGCTGGTCATGTTAAAGTAGGTGACTTCGTTATAATGTCTGGCTTCGCGAAAATTCATCAGTTTTGCAAAATTGGTGATCATGCCTTTGTTGGAATGGACTGCGCCATTAGCAAGGATATCCCGCCATTTGTATTGGTTGCGGAAAATGCACCTTATGGCTTAAATGCCGAAGGCTTGAAGCGTCGTGGCTTCTCTCCAGAAACCATTAGCGCTTTAAAAAAAGCTTATCGACTGTTATACCGTAAATCTTTAAAGATGGATGAAGCCATTGCTGAAATGTTTCAGCTTGAAGATGACAATGTTAATCATCTCATCAATTTCTTAGAGTCTGTAGAGCGCGGTATTTTAAGGTAG
- a CDS encoding nuclease-related domain-containing protein — protein MDYFSQIIGGFAVYWWLVPVVLIISFSQSPWFKGLLGEFLVKLTAKLRLPANTYHRVHNVTLPAADGTTQIDHIFVSRYGIFVVETKYMKGWVFGGEKQSQWTQKLYRKSYKFQNPLRQNYKHLKALESALGLSPDVIHSVIVFAGDSTFKSPMPANVTCGGGYITYIKSFTKPVLSEASIHNILSKIGSLRLKSSWKTDYQHVQNLRARYDSAANRQCPKCGGSMVLRIAKRGATAGNEFWGCSAYPKCKTVQNVTK, from the coding sequence ATGGACTACTTTTCGCAGATTATCGGTGGATTTGCGGTGTATTGGTGGCTAGTTCCGGTTGTATTGATAATCAGCTTTTCTCAATCCCCTTGGTTTAAAGGGCTTCTCGGTGAGTTTCTAGTTAAGTTGACCGCGAAGCTCAGGCTGCCAGCAAATACTTACCATCGTGTTCACAATGTTACCTTACCTGCGGCTGATGGAACTACTCAGATTGACCACATTTTTGTATCACGATACGGCATCTTTGTAGTAGAAACGAAGTATATGAAAGGGTGGGTTTTTGGGGGAGAAAAACAATCACAATGGACCCAGAAGCTCTACAGAAAATCATACAAATTTCAGAACCCACTTCGTCAGAATTACAAACACTTAAAAGCTCTTGAGTCCGCGCTCGGTTTGTCGCCTGACGTTATACACTCGGTTATTGTTTTTGCTGGTGACAGTACTTTCAAGTCGCCGATGCCTGCCAACGTAACCTGTGGTGGTGGCTACATAACCTACATCAAATCATTTACTAAGCCAGTGTTGAGTGAGGCGAGTATACACAATATTTTGTCAAAAATTGGTTCGCTTCGACTAAAATCATCTTGGAAGACAGATTATCAGCATGTCCAGAACCTTAGAGCACGCTATGATTCAGCAGCTAACCGTCAGTGTCCCAAATGTGGAGGGAGCATGGTTCTTCGTATTGCCAAAAGAGGAGCGACTGCGGGTAATGAGTTCTGGGGGTGTTCTGCTTACCCGAAGTGCAAAACGGTGCAAAATGTTACCAAGTAA
- the rnhB gene encoding ribonuclease HII gives MIDTLQQRPLLVAGVDEVGRGPLAGPVVAAAVILDPENPIDGLADSKKLTEKRRESLALEIKEKALAWSICRAEVEEIDQINILQASLLAMKRSVESLSQQPELALIDGNHCPELDCAMEAIIKGDSKEPAISAASILAKVARDNEMVEMEEKYPGYGFAKHKGYPTKQHREAIIKLGITEIHRKSYAPVQQQLNL, from the coding sequence ATGATTGATACTTTGCAACAAAGACCTTTGCTAGTCGCTGGTGTGGATGAAGTAGGGCGCGGTCCTTTAGCAGGACCTGTGGTTGCGGCAGCGGTGATTTTAGATCCTGAAAACCCAATCGATGGGCTTGCTGACTCAAAGAAATTGACGGAAAAGCGTCGTGAATCGCTCGCTTTAGAAATTAAAGAGAAAGCTCTGGCTTGGTCTATATGTCGCGCTGAGGTTGAAGAAATTGATCAGATCAATATCCTGCAGGCCAGTTTATTGGCCATGAAACGTAGTGTCGAAAGTCTCTCGCAACAGCCAGAGTTAGCGTTAATTGATGGCAATCATTGCCCCGAATTAGACTGTGCTATGGAAGCCATTATTAAAGGCGACAGCAAAGAGCCAGCGATTAGTGCGGCGTCTATATTGGCAAAAGTGGCGCGTGACAATGAAATGGTTGAGATGGAAGAAAAATACCCTGGTTATGGTTTTGCCAAACATAAGGGCTATCCAACCAAGCAACATCGTGAAGCTATCATAAAGCTTGGAATTACAGAGATACACCGGAAGTCATACGCACCAGTACAACAACAGCTCAACTTATAG
- a CDS encoding helix-turn-helix domain-containing protein, with amino-acid sequence MIVRKLRLRNGWSQEQLAEMTGLSVRTIQRIERGQPASLESQKALAAVFEVDIATFQPPELKHTQAQEQQTKEPVMNATNTNETSELEKRPVEKVSDEEADAMEYVKGIKDFYGHIAFYIIFTVIFIFTGKISEMLIPWGAWTLGLIFHGLQAYEVMNIFNINWEKKMVEKRLKKKL; translated from the coding sequence ATGATTGTAAGAAAACTACGATTACGTAACGGATGGTCACAAGAACAACTCGCCGAAATGACCGGACTCAGCGTCCGCACCATTCAGCGTATTGAACGCGGCCAACCCGCCAGCCTAGAAAGTCAAAAAGCTCTCGCTGCTGTATTTGAAGTGGATATCGCCACGTTTCAACCTCCTGAGTTAAAACACACTCAAGCTCAGGAACAGCAAACCAAGGAGCCTGTTATGAACGCAACTAACACTAACGAAACTAGTGAGCTAGAAAAACGTCCGGTAGAAAAAGTGTCCGACGAAGAAGCTGATGCCATGGAATACGTCAAAGGCATTAAAGACTTCTATGGACATATAGCGTTTTACATCATCTTCACTGTAATCTTTATTTTTACAGGAAAAATTTCAGAGATGCTTATCCCATGGGGAGCTTGGACGCTAGGTCTAATCTTCCACGGCCTACAAGCCTATGAGGTTATGAATATCTTCAACATCAACTGGGAAAAGAAAATGGTCGAAAAGCGACTGAAGAAAAAGCTTTAA
- the fabZ gene encoding 3-hydroxyacyl-ACP dehydratase FabZ, whose translation MSNDNQPNEMNSMDIYEVMKHLPHRYPFLLIDRVLDYTAGEKLTAIKNVTVNEPFFPGHFPHRPVFPGVLMLEALAQATGILAFKTTEDLPSDDSLYYFVGIDSARFKKPVEPGDQLLMEVEVIKRKRDMWKFSAKASVDGKVVCSAELMCARKDIA comes from the coding sequence ATGAGTAATGACAACCAGCCGAATGAAATGAATAGTATGGATATTTATGAAGTGATGAAGCACTTGCCTCATCGCTACCCGTTTTTGTTAATTGACCGTGTTCTTGACTACACTGCTGGCGAAAAATTAACGGCAATAAAGAATGTAACGGTGAATGAACCATTTTTCCCTGGGCATTTCCCGCACCGCCCAGTATTCCCAGGGGTTTTGATGCTGGAAGCACTTGCGCAAGCGACAGGAATTCTAGCCTTTAAAACCACAGAAGACTTGCCAAGTGATGACTCTTTGTACTACTTCGTTGGTATTGACAGCGCGCGTTTCAAGAAGCCCGTAGAGCCAGGCGATCAGTTGTTGATGGAAGTGGAAGTCATTAAGCGTAAGCGTGACATGTGGAAGTTTAGCGCAAAAGCGAGTGTCGACGGAAAGGTCGTATGCTCAGCTGAATTGATGTGTGCTCGCAAAGATATCGCGTAA
- the lpxB gene encoding lipid-A-disaccharide synthase: MLPVKSIQRIAIVAGEASGDILGAGLISELKKKYPNAVFEGVAGPLMQQEGCASLYPMESLSVMGILPILKKLPELLKMRADLARYWIDTKPDLFIGIDAPEFNIGLEQKLKNKGIKTVHYVSPSVWAWRPKRIHKIKKAVDLMLCLFPFEQDIYQHHAIDNFCVGHPLADEVPIESHKNDARVELGLVHNKQLVCLMPGSRGSEMKMLGPDFIDMAVLLRQFYPDMGFVVPMANSKRRAQFEQQLLDAKVKHLTLPQIELIDGDSRKAMAAADYVVMASGTATLEAMLIKRPTVVAYKVGPISYKIFKRLLTIDTFAIPNLLSKQSLLPELIQEDCTPDNLFAEVRAWVGDDEHNQGQRWQDVHDAFVELHHSLKKDANVYAANSIEHWWSENGIRQQRSLEHD; encoded by the coding sequence ATGTTGCCTGTAAAGTCTATCCAAAGAATTGCTATTGTCGCCGGGGAAGCCTCCGGCGATATTTTAGGTGCAGGATTAATTTCTGAGCTTAAAAAAAAGTATCCCAATGCAGTATTTGAAGGCGTAGCTGGCCCTTTGATGCAACAAGAAGGCTGCGCCAGCTTATACCCGATGGAATCTCTATCGGTCATGGGCATCTTACCAATCCTCAAAAAGCTTCCTGAATTACTTAAAATGCGTGCGGATTTGGCGCGTTATTGGATCGATACAAAACCAGACTTGTTTATTGGTATCGATGCCCCCGAATTTAATATTGGTTTAGAGCAAAAGCTTAAAAATAAGGGCATTAAAACGGTTCATTACGTTAGCCCATCCGTTTGGGCGTGGCGTCCTAAACGTATTCATAAGATAAAAAAAGCGGTCGACTTGATGCTTTGTCTCTTTCCCTTTGAGCAAGATATTTACCAGCATCATGCTATTGATAACTTCTGTGTAGGTCACCCTTTGGCAGACGAGGTACCAATCGAGTCTCACAAAAATGACGCTCGTGTTGAATTAGGTTTGGTGCATAATAAGCAACTCGTGTGTCTTATGCCTGGTAGTCGTGGCTCAGAAATGAAGATGCTGGGGCCTGACTTTATTGATATGGCGGTCCTGCTAAGACAGTTTTATCCCGACATGGGCTTCGTCGTTCCGATGGCTAATTCCAAGCGACGCGCTCAGTTTGAACAACAGTTATTAGACGCAAAAGTTAAACACCTGACATTACCGCAGATTGAGCTTATTGATGGTGACTCTCGTAAAGCAATGGCTGCAGCGGATTATGTTGTTATGGCTTCAGGAACCGCTACTTTAGAGGCCATGCTGATAAAGCGCCCGACGGTTGTTGCTTACAAAGTAGGGCCGATTAGTTATAAAATTTTTAAGCGGTTATTAACAATAGATACTTTCGCCATTCCTAATTTATTGTCAAAGCAATCACTACTACCTGAGCTGATTCAGGAGGACTGCACACCAGACAATCTATTTGCAGAGGTTAGAGCCTGGGTTGGCGATGATGAACATAACCAAGGCCAACGCTGGCAGGATGTTCATGATGCATTTGTTGAGTTACACCACTCTCTAAAAAAAGACGCCAACGTCTATGCCGCTAACTCCATAGAGCATTGGTGGAGTGAAAATGGTATCCGCCAACAAAGGAGTCTGGAACATGATTGA